The Papaver somniferum cultivar HN1 chromosome 6, ASM357369v1, whole genome shotgun sequence genome segment aagaatagtcaacctGATTCTCTTTAGATAAACCTCGAAAGGAATAaagggaagaaggttccggttgttcctaaacacactcagaagttgGTACAGAAGAAATTTAATAATGCAttaagtgtgaaaaggaatgatctcccagaaaatttaaTGATAAAAAATTGGATTTCACCCGATTCTCCTATTAACTTTGCTTCTGCTCTCCCTCAATTCATGCAGTTGCAGCTACTCTTTGGCGGATACGGTCTTTCAGATGTCAAGTGATATTCCAGCATGTCACTCCCAATCATAATACTGTTATACATAGAGTTTGTCACTATCTTACTAGAAATTCTTTCATCATTAATCATGCTCATACTAGGCATAATAAAAACCCTATACCTTCTAACCAGCATTGGATACCCCCTCACTTGACACTTTAAAAATGAATAACGATGCTTCATTCCATAAAAAGTTTTGTTTTGCTGGTATTTCTATGCTAAAAAGGGACTCTGTAGGACGATATTGAACTTTGGGTTCAAGTCATGCAAGGTAAATATTTCCCTTATTATGATCTGAAGCATGAACCACCACCTGTTATTAAACATCCCAGTTAGATTTAGTAAAGTATTACACATGGTTTAGCTATTATTCATCAGTATGGCAAATGGCGGGTTGAAAATGGTGATACCATCAATATCTCGACTCATAATTGGATTCCAAGTGAATCAACACCTTTACAAACTTGGGATGAATTGCATACTGGTGACTATCAATGGGTGCCATAGTTGATAGATCATACTACATCTCAATGGAAGATTAGCATTTTAAGGCAACTATTCACTCCTCAACAAGTCTAGTCCATGCTCTCTATTCcaatacagattcaacaacaagaTCAATTGGTTGAAGTTCTGGAAACTACAAATACCATACAAGCTGGAGATATTTCTATGAAATATTATTTAGAACCTGTGGATTGTGTACTTTTCACCAGGCTGAAGATTTAACACATCGTATTATTACTTTTCCTTTTGCTATTACCATCTGGTCTACTTGCTTGCCTCATCGCCACCAACAACTTCAACAATTTAATACAATTTAAGATTTGATGAAAAATTGGATTTCACCTGATTCTCCTGTTAACTTTGCTTATGTTCTCCCTTAATTCATGCAGTTGCAGCTACTCGTTGGAAGATACGGTCTTTCAGATGCCAAGCGATATTCCAGTATGTCACTTCCAATCCTAATACTGTTATACATAGAGTTTGTCACTATCTTACTAGAAATTCTTCCATCATTAATCATGCTCATACTATACATAATGGAAAGCATGTACCTTCTAACCAGCATTTGATACCTCCATTACTTGACACTTTAAAAATGAATATCGATGCTTCATTCCATAAAAAGTTTTGTTTTGCTGGTATTGCTATGTTAATAAGGGACTTTGTAGGACGATATGTAGTAGGAAATGGATTATTAAGGAGAACAGAACATGCTAATCAGGTAGAGACATGGGCATTGTATGAAACTATGCATTAGGCACATGAACAAGGTTGGAATCGAGTCATCTTTGAGACTGACTGCAAGGGGCTTGTTTTGTTTATAACTAAAGGTTGACCTCCTCCCCTGATAATTGTTTTCTCTTTTGAGTGCTTGTAATGAACTATGTAAAAGTCATCCTTATTAGAGGTATACTTATGTATCTAGAGTATGTAACAAAGTAACAGACTGTCTAGCTAAGTCTGTTTGTCAGTCTGGTAATACAGCGGAATGGTGGCATGTACCACTCTCCATATGCCGCACCTATTTAAAGCCGAATCACTCCAAGTTATTGGCCGATTTGATTTTTACAAATCCGattaatactcgtacgtttacgGTTCCGTACATTTCCCGAATACCAATTGCTAACTAGGAATTTGACCGCGTCACTCAGCGCCAGTGCTACCCAGCTTCCGGGTTTAGTCTTGGTTATAAATATAGTGCAAGCCTAACGCAAGAAGTTGCGGAGAAAATATAGTGCAACCCTCTCCAACCAGTACCACTCTCCGCCACCGCCGTGGCCGTCacctttcttcttattcttcacttCTCCTGCCTTGGATGTTAAGGTAagatctctcttcttcttcttgttcttcgatTAGGTAATTAGCTAATCCAGTGTTTAATTTTGGTGCTAGAGTTTTAAATTTCGGGATTCGTATTTAGGGTTTTGACATTTTTTAAAGCAAGTTCCGACATAGTTTGTCTGTTAAGATGATACATAAGGTTTATTTTCTTCTATTTATCATGTCATAGGATGACTATTTTGTAATGGGTGGGTGGTGATTTGTTTGTGGTTTTTATTGATTTGAGGACTAAATTTTTTACCTGCATGTTGTGGTTGAATTTAACGTTATAAATCTCTACACAGATGGAACAGATGGAAACATCTACCTCGATGGAAACATTTAAATACCCTTGGAGGCCCATGCTCCCCATGATTTCTGCTAGTCAGCCCATTTTTAAGATTCAAGAGTTAGAGCTGCTTCTTAAGATTCAAGAAATTAAAGAGTTAGGAAAGGAGATGGACACTTTGGTGGTTCCTCGTAGGGCTTCCTATTGTGTGCTTGACAATAAGCGTTCTCTCAACTTCATCATTGAAGATACAAAACAGATGTACTCTTTTATTGAATACAAGTCTGAGGACTTTGCATTATTGTGGTTTCATATTGAAGATAAAAAATTGAAAggtttttcttccttttcttccctttcattttttcttttttatcgtCTAACAAATATTTCCTCCAACATCTTGTTCTCCTTGCGTAATGTGACTATGCTGTCTCCCCCTTGACAGGTCCTGTAACAGCACTTTTCACAATACAAGTTCTTGCTAGAGATGACACATGAACTGGTCTTAAGTGTTTGTGCCTGAACAGAGTAGTGCGTTTCCCGCAGTATGAACCCTGGAAGGAGTTGGTTAACTGCTTTGAGCTAAAGAAACTAGAAGCTGCAGGGTTTATAGTATTCTCAAGAAGGTGTATTGATACACATATTCTCAAGAAGGTGTCAGGTCTGCAAGATCCTTCTTAATATATTATTATGGCGATCTAGTGGCTTATAAAACGAGAAGTGCTTGCCGCGATAGTGTACTGAACTATGATAAAGAGTAATAATCTCTctcttcctctctctctctctctctctctcagttATCATCATCATTTGCTTTATTAATTATCATCATCGTTGTTAATATACATTGAACTTTCTTGTTCTATCACAGAATTGAGCGCTTCAATCTTCTAAATGATTCAAACAAGATTTTAGTAATGAATATCGTGAAGGAAGAAGTATCGAAGGAAGCAGTTGTCGAACAACAAATATGTCACATTTTTCCAGATGATACATGTCCTTCTTATCCACTGATAATGGAGTTGCTCAGTTTCGGGGATACGTATGCAGAAACACGTGATGCCTGTGGAAACCCTTACGTTACAAGTCTGGACGCCATCATTTCTTTGTCATCcaaagacaatttttttttttgtatctttgaAATCTGAATTTGGAAAATCTATGCGCCAGAGATTAAAAAGATACGAGGAATGGCTTGAAGTGGCACCTGTTTCTGAGGAGGGGCAAGAATTTAATAATTATCTTCTGGCTTTGGGGTGGTTGGCCATGCAGCTGCTCTGTTTGTCACATTATACCAGGTAAACAGTTGCTTTTCCATTTCCGTTTCCATTTCCATACTTAGATTTGCTTTTCCGAAGATTAAGCATTCATATCCAATTTGTTGCTCAGTTTGGCGAGTGTAGCTTTGGATGCAATACTTGATGCATCAAAGATGGAAAAAAGAAATAGAATCAAGGGTAAACAACACAAGGTGGGCGCTGGTGTTGTGCAGGCTAATATATCAACTGAGAGCCCGACAATTAATATGTGAAGTCAGAGCATACAAATTCAGACCCAAACCATGCAAAACCCTACCTTCATCCCTATTCAGCGCCAAAAGAAGATTAATGGTTTGGTGCCGTGGATTCAACCAGATGCTATAGGAGTCAGCCGTATTGATACTGATGGATCCTACGTTGACAAGGTAATAAACAAATGCAAAGTCTCATTGAACTTATATTAAGATGAATATTGTTGTGTATCATGTCGTATATTAAATATTTTGTACTTTTGAATGTGAAAATCAGGGGAACGGAGAATGTACTGCTGGATTTGGCTGTATTGTCCGACAAATTGAAACAGTTGAGAATGTTCCGGAGATTCAAGTGGTAGTGGCTGCTGCTGGTGGTGCCCCACCCTATTCGTCACTTGTTTCAGAACTCGAAGGGATATCTTACGGATTTAAGAAAGCGACAGACCTCAAGCTTCAGAACGTTATATTGGCCACCGATTGTCTGCCAGCGCTTCGTCATGTGGAAAATGGACTAGTGGTAAATAAACTAATTGGTCAGTACCTCAAGACGTCAAACAGACTGAAGACATTGGTCAACAGAATTATCAAATATCAGTCACATATTGCGCATTGGGAGTTGAGGCATTTATACAGAGGTGGTAATGAAGTTGCCAACTTATTGGCGCGTATCTTTACCATGCCAAATAGCGGAAAAGAATACGAGAAAGCCTATTTTGATAAAGATGACAGCGAGCTAGGGCCTGTGATGCGAAGGGTCAAAGAATTTATGAAATCTGACGCAGCAGGTAAATTTTATCCCCCCCAAGGAGAGTCATCTTCGTGGACGTGATTAAGATACTCAAGCCTGTCAGTGAAAAGAAGGTAATTCTTACTTGTAATATAGTTGTTTTGTATGCTTTCTTAGTGATAGTTATTTCCTGTGTGTGAGTATTTTGTATTTGTGGAAACATTTATTTCACTCGTTTATGAAGCCTTTGTTCTGGATGATCTCATTATATGTGTTCACTCGTTTTGACGTATTTGTATATCACTTTTATTTCTATCAAATTATTTGTGCGCTGCTCCTATTGAATATTGTCTGTTGTCATATACATAATAAGAAAGCTTGGACGATGGTTGGCTTCAAGTGTCATATACATAATAACAAAGCTTGGACCATGTGAATCTGCTGTTAGTTGTTGTGATTTCGCTGGGTTAGATAGAAATACCATCTTTGAAAAATCATTATCATATATGGTTTTTACGTCTCTCGTGTCCGTCAATATAATATTTCTTGGGACATGTTTTTCGATATGATATGATAACTGAGAAAGAGTTATTTGAGTGTTGAGGTTGAGTTTCTGCTTGTGAAAGAGTTAAATTAATCGACATCAATGAATGTTGGGACTAGGTAGACTATTACTTTGGGACTGATTGAGCATAACTATTACTTTGGGACTGATTGAACATAACTaatgagttaaatgggtgcttgcAGGAACTAGTTCAATGGTTGAAGTGTGTTTATATAGCAATACACCATGTTTAGAGATACCATATACTTTATTCTGTTGTGCTGTATGTATCATAAactttgattagagataccataAACTTAGGCAAAAGTTTGTATCGTTCTATGGTTTTCAATGACTTTGCTAGAAACACCAATGAATATAGTATGTTCGAACTAAATGACCATTCGTACTTTACAAAATGATTTCATGTTTAAGGTTGAACATAAGAACTAGTTGAGCTAACTAGTCATATGGATCCACACATGAATGGTCTACAGACATCTGTAAATTGTGACATTAATGTCGTCTCATATGTGCACCGAGGATAATGCTTTTATGTGCATGTGTATTTCTGTTTACATAGTTGTGGATGGAATCTGATATGTGCTTTCACTTCGGGAAATTACTGCAGGTCTGCTGGTGTGTCTGAGAAGAAGAAATGATGAAGTAGTCCCAAGTGCCTGTATGAAGCACCACTATAAGCAACTAACTAAATTTGTTTTTACATTATCAATGTCAACTTCTTGAGTGCAGTTTAAACTTCAACTTAAGATGCAACTGTTTTCTTATCTTTGGTCGGACATGTGACCATTAGTATTTTTCGGTTCCAGACACTTATGAAGTGAATATTAGTATATTCTTCAGAACCTTTGTGGTGGTCCGAACATTATTAAGCTGCTCAATATAGTTAGAGATGAGCATTCTAAGACTCCTAGCTTGGTATTTGAGCACCTGAACATCACAGATTTCAAAGTCTTATACGATACTACACCTACAGGTAGGGGTGAGCATCGGTGGATGCGGATTTGATACCACCCATGTCCAATCCATCAAAATGACCGGTTTTAAAAATTCACCTGTGTCATGTCCATTACCCGGCAGGTATAATACCCACGGGTGAGCAGATGAACTGGGTGGATGCGGCCGGATTCCCGGATATTTCAAAACATAAATTAGAAAAAATTGATATTAATACTGAGTTCAATCAatgcagacaaaaaaaaaaagattagtcATCATGCATCCGGGCTAAAAAAGATTTGTGATCACTGATTACGCGTGAGTCCATTATATTCTCAACTTGTCCCTCCTCTCATTTTCATCCTTGATATTTCTCTAGCTTCAAAATGTAAGTACATATCATTCGTACTTTTATCGGGCCGACCGCCCGAAGGGTTCGTAGGGAGGGAGTTCCTTTTatgaccacttttttgtaaaatgtagACTAACACAAATGTTCAATTtcataaaaagattggaaatcAATTTGGTGGTAGTCTTTGGTACATGAAAAGCCTAAAATGTCCTCCCCTTTAAGACTAATTATTTTAACTCCTTATGTTTCTTATTTTTCAGAGTTATAATTAGTaatcaaactttaatataacatgtCTAAAAATCCATGcgttagaattttacaaattttatgtcATTGGAAAGGTTTTAAAAAAATCCACACAATGAGTACAAATAACAATATAAAAATTAGAGTTTTTAAGAAAAATTCGATGATGATTTTTAAGATTtaatgcatagccattatgcaaaaCACCATAATAGAATAATACATTGGGGAATTGaagcaaaccaccacaaaggatgcatagcaAATGGGGTAAAttgatgcaaaccaccacaaaagatgcataaaataTTGGGAAAATTTATGTAAATTACCATAAATTTGATGCATATCAATTTTAGCTTTATAACACCATTACACATTGcggtgtttcgtttttcttcggtcATCCCACCCCACCGTGGAAACGGTAATCTAGTATAATACTAAAGCTATTCTCCGGATCGGGTGTCCATCGGACGGGTGATATGTCACCCGCGTCCAACCCTTAAAAATAGACGGATTTAGAAACCTCTACATACATGGTTACCAGATACCCACAGAGAAGCACATTACAGTACATGTATGCTTCTAGCCGGAATCTTATTGAAAATGGGAGCATATGGGTTGGTTTGGATCAATATGGAATTATTACCCATGCGCATTCCATTTTTCTCCCTGGTTGATTATTGTAGGCACATGGAAAATAATCTATGCAGATTTAACATCTCATGGGCAACACAATTTAAAAAAGAGAATAGCCTAGTCTTCCGTATCTCATATGGGTTTTACAATTATAGCCTCCGTAACCGATATGGGACTCAACGGGGCCATTTTGCAAATAATTTCTCATGGATTTATTGGTGCGACACTTTTTTTTTGGCAAGAACGAGTTATGATAGAATACGTCTCGTTTATCTCGACGAAATGGGAGGAATTGCTATCCCAATGCCAAAAATATTTACAATGTTCAGTAGTTTCTCGATGGCTTCTCTTGCATTGCCGGGAATGAATGGTTTTGTTGCAGAATTGGTAATCTTTTTTGGCATAATTACCAGCCCCAAATATCTTTTAATGCAAAAAACACCTCATTACTTTTGTAATGACAATTGgaatgatattaactcctatttaTTCATTATCTATGTCACGCCAGATGTTTTATAGATACAAGCAATTTAAAGCcaaaaattcttatttttttgATTCTGGACCACGAGAACTTTTTGTTTCAATCTATATCTTTCTGCCAGTAATAGACATTGGTATTTATCCAGATTTCGTTCTCTCACTATCAGTTGACAAGGTAAAAGCTATTTATCTAATTAATTTTCTCGATAGTTTGCATGAATAAGACATAAAAGAAAAAGTTGCGATAAAAAAAATCggtggaaaataaaagaaaaagaagtcttaTTTTTCCTTATCTTAATCTTCAGTAAAAAAAACAAGTGAATTGTAATCGGATACGTTTGGAGTTCTAGAGAACCGGTTCAATCACTATTTGATTGAACCGGTTTTCTAAAACTCATACAAACTTTCATTACATATGTTATTTCTATGTATTAGGTCACGTCTTCGATTAAGATGCTAATGTGAATGAACCATAACTATGTAGGCGTATTCCTAATAGATTGACCCCAAAATAGCATACCCAAATTATAAGAAATCCCATAGAAGCTACAATTGCGAAATTTGTGCCTTCAAAATTTTGGTTGGTTCTAATATGTAAATAAATAGCAAATATAGTCCAAGTAAATAAATGCCCAAGTTTCTTTGGGGTCCCAATTCCAATATGACCCCCACGGCTCATTAGCCCACAGTGCTCCTTCCCATGCGAGGTAATGAGAAGAATTATAAAATGAATTGCGAACTATGCCTAGATCACGGATAAATGGAAATTTTATTGATAAGACCTCTTCAATTTTGGCCAATATCTTATTACGCATAATTCCGACAAATTCCGGAGAAAAAGAGGCTTTACCTATTATAGAGATGGTGTGATTTGATTTTATTTAGTGTTCTCCGTCTTACGAGTAAAGACACGCAGGGTTAGATTCGGTATAAAACGAAACGCGTTTATTGAAATAAACCTTAAAAAGAATCTACGCTTCTTGAAGGTGAAGTTTGGAAATAGAACAATTCCTTCTATTGTGTATCCCCGATTGATGCAGCCTCAGATGCTTCAATTTCCTAATCTAGTATTGAACGAAAGGTGAACCTTTTTCTATTAATTATAGAGAACATTTTTACTAAGAAGTTGAACCTTCTTTACTTTCATCTTCAGTGCACCGAAGAGGCGTGTGAGGGGTACAAAGTAGAAATAAATGACGAaaggtgctgctgctgctgcattcatTGAAACATACTTCTTCTGTTAATTTCAGGCATAGATTGCTGCCATTCCCAGGGAATTAAGCAGATAGATGTAAAGCCTCACAATGATCATGAACAACGTAAACTTCGATTGATAGCCTAGGGCTTGCTGAGTTCGTGTAGCTTCAAGGTAGGGTATTTCAGGGATATTAAATAGTTGAAGTAATTCGTGAGGTCACTTACCTTTTATATAGTCGTATCGTACCATATATATACACCAGAAGAAACCTTTAGTAGGAAATACCACATGGTccaagaaataatatattagagagagtctagtccagttagCCTAGTCagttgtctgtttggtcctttttagaaatataaattatagtttggtcctaaaaattatagtttggtcctatggtgatgtcatggatgatgtaaatgtcatcttgtagtggcagaaatacccttatattattgtttggtcctagaaaataCTGGTTTGGTAAGGTGaccatatatatagaaaaatttaataaaaaatatctcattctcaaatttactttctctctcctctctatttcagatctagtttctcttcTCTCTACatatttttctatttcttttttctGCTActataaagaagatgaagaagaaataaactgttgttgttgattaaATGATGAAGACGGCattgttggtgttgttgatgatgatgaagacgatgaatcacatgaagaagatgatgaacgaCGAAGCTTTTGATGTTAGTGATGAtaatgaagacgatgaagatgaagacgaactcatcttctgctactgttgttgttgtcaaagatagatctgttgttgttgaagatttaattaggttttttatttttcttgatgtttgctgcgattggtgatgatgatgaagatgaagacgaactcaagatagatctgctgttgttgaagatttaattaggtttttggttttcttGATGTTGCTGCGATTggatatgatgatgaagatgaactcgtcaaaccctagaaatctgatgttgctgttgaagatgaagattttatgcgttttgttgttgttgttgttgctgctgctgcttaagATGAACTTCATTCCTGGAATAAACTTCATTACTGAAAGGAACTTCATTACTGGAATGAACTCTGCTGTTGATGAACATAATCATTTATATAGGCTTTTATCAGGaggagttcattccaaaaatgaactctggtttatataggcttttatgaggagttcattccagaaatgaactctggtttatataggtttatgaggagttcattccagaaatgaactctggtttatataggttttatgagtagttcatttcagaaatgaactctggtttatataggttttatgagtagttcatttcagaaatgaactctggtttatataggttttatgaggagttcattccagaaatgaactctggttttaataatggatttttttgtaaaattttaatgaaataatgaagttcgttttttatgtgatttaatttgGTTTTTATTAGGTTTTCATTTGTAAGAATGAATTTTGATGGTTCATCACACAGAATGAACTGCTAAgggtatttttgtttgttttatatttttaaataattatggaacaAACGGTAGAAGTGTTTtctaaaaggaccaaacagatatGGGTCCATCTAAAAAGGACCAAAGGATATTTTTCCCACACATTTACTGGTTATGACTGAACTAAGATTTTTGACGCTTCAAATTATTAGGCGGAAAATGCAAAATCTCTTGAGAAACTTTTGTGGGCCATGGCTTGGCCCATTTACAAAAAAGCTTTGGAAGGTACCGATACATTAAACAGAGAAAGATTACAGAGTTTTTCCTAGCAATAGCATACTTTGCTGATAGTCATACAAAGAGTTTTCTGAAAACTTGCCCCATTATAATGACACACTACACAATGACATATTACAGGTTTTAAATCCTGGGAAGACTCAGTCTAAAGACTATAAATTAATTGTGGGTGATTTTGGCAGGTAATCTACCACTACCTAAACCCACTGAATCCAGTGACATAAGGCCTAATCGTttcagttctgttaaatgttgcCATCCCTTGTCAAAGCTTCCATCCTGATTCACACAACAAAACAAACAAGAACTTTGTTGGTAGGGGAAGCTCACATTTTGGGCTGAATGGCACttcaaaatttaataataaattcAAATTTGATGATACAAGTGCACTCTCTTGACCTTTTTGGCAATCTCAAACCACTCCTCCAGTTTTTAGGACGTTTATGGTTCACCAACCAGATAGGGTTCAAATCAAGTTTTCACTGTGACCATTGCGTTTAAATCAAAATGAAGGACTGATTAATTAAGAGGCATGAGTTCGTATGCCACATGACAAAACGTAACTGGTTTCGTATGCAACCCCTCACGGTAAACTAACTGTTATATATATATTCCGGGAGAGATCTTGTTCTTCCTCTAAATACAAAACCCTTGTTGCTTGACTGATACAGAGATGGTTAACTTGATTGAAGCACAGAAACCATTGTTGCGTGGTCTAATGAAGTTAGCTGGTTTAACGCCACACACAGTAGAGATTGAGAAAAACACAGTAATGAACTTTTGGGTTCCATCCGCAACCCTCAAAGAAAACAAGAAGCCAAACAACAAACCAATCGTGGTCTTGATTCATGGTTTTGCTGCAGAAGGTATAGTAACATGGCAGTTTCAAGTGGGTGCACTAACTAAAAAGTACAGAGTATACGTTCCTGACCTCCTTTTCTTCGGCGGCTCAACAACCGACAGCGCAGATCGATCACCGTCTTTTCAAGCTGACTGTTTAGTTACAGGCCTTAGGAAACTAGGTgttgagaagtgtactattgtgGGTTTTAGTTATGGTGGAATGGTTGCTTTTAAGATGGCTGAGAGATATCCTGACCTTATTCAAGCTATGGTCATTTCGGGTTCAGTTCTGGCCATGACTGATTCACTCGGCGATGACTGTTTAAATAGACTGGGATT includes the following:
- the LOC113285967 gene encoding uncharacterized protein LOC113285967, with the protein product MQNPTFIPIQRQKKINGLVPWIQPDAIGVSRIDTDGSYVDKGNGECTAGFGCIVRQIETVENVPEIQVVVAAAGGAPPYSSLVSELEGISYGFKKATDLKLQNVILATDCLPALRHVENGLVVNKLIGQYLKTSNRLKTLVNRIIKYQSHIAHWELRHLYRGGNEVANLLARIFTMPNSGKEYEKAYFDKDDSELGPVMRRVKEFMKSDAAGKFYPPQGESSSWT
- the LOC113285968 gene encoding uncharacterized protein LOC113285968 codes for the protein MVNLIEAQKPLLRGLMKLAGLTPHTVEIEKNTVMNFWVPSATLKENKKPNNKPIVVLIHGFAAEGIVTWQFQVGALTKKYRVYVPDLLFFGGSTTDSADRSPSFQADCLVTGLRKLGVEKCTIVGFSYGGMVAFKMAERYPDLIQAMVISGSVLAMTDSLGDDCLNRLGFSSSSELLLPNSVKGLKALLSVAVHRKLWFPDRLHRDFLEVMFTNRKERAELLEGLVISNKDNTIPNFTQRIHLLWGEEDQIFNLDLALNMKWQLGDKTTLQGIKKAGHLVHLERPCVFNKCLKEFLASLYKVAEERKQQ